One genomic segment of Carassius auratus strain Wakin chromosome 29, ASM336829v1, whole genome shotgun sequence includes these proteins:
- the LOC113048052 gene encoding deleted in malignant brain tumors 1 protein-like — MMENCRMLIFLCYISKLTSDRVNVRLVGGHSRCAGRVEVLHRGQWGTVCDDGWDMADAAVVCRELDCGEPVDAVGAAHFGQGSGPVWLGTVLCFGSESTLVNCRSPGWGTHNCSHSKDAGVICTDRVNVRLVGGHSRCAGRVEVLHRGQWGTVCGVGWDMADAAVVCRELDCGESVDAVGDARFGPGLETIWMSYVMCTGSESTLKKCGSFLQAGQGCGPFGDAGVICSGVRLVGGSRCSGRLEILHNQTWMSVCDAVFDQQDAEVVCRELDCGAPVQVLGAAAFVKGDTQMWTQEIQCRANESQIHLCPTSPSHDNHCSHGNVVGLMCAGQN, encoded by the exons ATGATGGAGAACTGTCGGATGCTCATATTTCTGTGCTATATTTCAAAACTCACTTCTG ACCGTGTGAATGTGAGGTTAGTTGGTGGtcacagtcgctgtgctggtcgagtggaggttcttcacagaggtcagtggggaacagtgtgtgatgatggtTGGGATatggctgatgctgcagtggtgtgtagagagctggactgtggagaacctgtagatgctgTGGGTGCTGCTCATTTTGGTCAGGGATCAGGGCCAGTCTGGTTGGGTACTGTCTTATGTTTTGGATCAGAGTCAACACTGGTCAACTGTAGATCACCAGGATGGGGTACACATAACTGTAGTCATAGTAAAGACGCTGGAGTCATTTGTACAG ACCGTGTGAATGTGAGGTTGGTTGGTGGtcacagtcgctgtgctggtcgagtggaggttcttcacagaggtcagtggggaacagtgtgtggtgTTGGTTGGGATatggctgatgctgcagtggtgtgtagagagctggactgtggagaatCTGTAGATGCTGTGGGTGATGCTCGTTTTGGACCTGGATTGGAAACAATTTGGATGAGTTATGTCATGTGTACTGGATCAGAATCTACACTAAAGAAATGTGGGTCATTTCTACAGGCTGGACAAGGCTGTGGTCCTTTTGGAGATGCTGGAGTCATCTGTTCAG GAGTCCGGCTGGTTGGAGGATCTCgctgctctgggaggttagagatccttcataatcagacgtggatgtcagtgtgtgatgctgtctttgaccagcaggatgcagaggttgtgtgtagagagctggactgtggggctcctgtacaggtgctgggagcagctgcttttgtcaaaggagacactcagatgtggacacaagagattcagtgcagagcaAATGAATCTCAGATTCATCTTTGTCCAACATCACCATCACATGACAACCACTGTTCGCATGGCAATGTTGTTGGATTGATGTGTGCAGGTCAGAATTAA